A genomic segment from Andrena cerasifolii isolate SP2316 chromosome 7, iyAndCera1_principal, whole genome shotgun sequence encodes:
- the LOC143371206 gene encoding uncharacterized protein LOC143371206: MSNERLIELVRVHPVLYDVTDPKYLDSDSKTKIWKQIGAQLNEEGKSHRSYILQKNNMKLYKTINLFQTHTHTRTPYHIFNTTLHSQIQHVRKLNYREALKKKEGKSGQAAKNVKAYKYSAEMSFLIKFFGERSTIGNIGKEPIDNMEQEHNVTDSGRVCPGMP, from the exons ATGAGTAACGAAAGACTAATTGAATTGGTGCGCGTTCATCCCGTCCTGTACGACGTGACAGACCCCAAATATCTGGACAGTGACTCCAAGACAAAGATTTGGAAACAGATAGGAGCCCAACTAAATGAAGAAGGTAAGTCACATAGATCTTATATTTTACAAAAGAATAACATGAAACTGTACAAAACTATAAACCTATttcaaacacacacacacacgcgcacgccCTATCATATCTTTAACACTACACTCCATTCACAA ATACAGCATGTCCG AAAACTTAATTACCGGGAAGCGTTAAAAAAGAAGGAGGGAAAAAGTGGGCAGGCCGCCAAAAATGTCAAAGCCTATAAGTATTCGGCAGAAatgtcttttttaataaaattttttggggAACGAAGCACCATCGGAAATATTGGAAAGGAACCGATCGACAACATGGAGCAGGAACACAATGTTACAGACAGTGGAAGAGTCTGTCCAGGAATGCCATAG
- the LOC143371510 gene encoding acyl-CoA Delta-9 desaturase-like has translation MHTRWFTPSSVRLEDRGVARSGPIPFRGITQKNHTARNSAIKNKARMAPHVTNMPTGVLFEEDADQEDIVIKTPQEKYEIRIVWRNVIIFTYLHLAALYGLYLVFTSAKLITSVSAYIMYGLGGMGITAGAHRLWAHKAYNAKWPLQVILMVLNTIAFQDAAIDWARDHRVHHKYSETNADPYNAKRGFFFAHIGWLLCRKHPDIKEKGKGVDISDLEKIPLLAFQKRYYLILTTLFCFVLPTVVPVLCWNETWPNAFFVLAILRYVVTLNCTWLINSAAHLYGNKPYDKFISPSENSYASYASGGEGWHNYHHVFPWDYNAAELGNEKFNVTTQFINFFAKIGWAYNLKVVPSNIVQKRVQRTGDGSHEVWGWGDTDQAQEDRDQTVVMHSLKKDH, from the exons ATGCATACTCGGTGGTTCACTCCTAGTTCAGTACGGTTAGAAGATAGAGGCGTAGCAAGATCGGGTCCCATTCCTTTTCGAGGAATTACGCAGAAGAACCATACAGCTCGCAACAGTGCTATTAA GAATAAAGCAAGAATGGCGCCACATGTCACAAATATGCCGACGGGTGTGCTATTCGAAGAGGATGCGGACCAGGAAGATATAGTAATTAAAACGCCGCAAGAGAAATACGAGATACGCATCGTCTGGAGGAACGTGATTATCTTCACGTACCTTCATCTTGCAGCGCTTTACGGATTATACCTCGTCTTCACTTCCGCTAAATTGATAACATCCGTCTCTG CATATATCATGTACGGACTTGGAGGCATGGGGATCACAGCAGGTGCTCACAGATTATGGGCACACAAAGCCTACAACGCAAAGTGGCCGCTCCAGGTCATATTGATGGTCCTTAACACCATAGCCTTCCAA GATGCGGCAATTGACTGGGCCAGGGATCATAGAGTACATCATAAATATAGCGAGACAAATGCAGATCCATATAACGCAAAGAGAGGATTCTTTTTTGCGCATATTGGTTGGTTGTTGTGTAGGAAACATCCGGACATCAAGGAGAAAGGCAAAGGAGTCGATATTAGCGATCTGGAAAAAATCCCACTACTTGCGTTCCAGAAAAG GTATTACTTGATCCTAACGACCCTGTTCTGCTTCGTTCTGCCAACTGTTGTACCAGTTCTATGCTGGAACGAGACGTGGCCGAATGCTTTCTTCGTTCTCGCGATTCTGCGTTACGTTGTCACACTGAACTGCACGTGGTTGATCAATTCTGCAGCCCATCTTTATGGGAACAAACCATATGACAA GTTCATCAGTCCCTCTGAAAACTCCTATGCAAGTTACGCGTCAGGGGGGGAGGGCTGGCACAATTATCACCACGTGTTCCCGTGGGACTACAACGCGGCCGAGCTAGGTAACGAGAAATTCAATGTAACGACACAGTTCATTAACTTCTTCGCGAAGATTGGCTGGGCGTACAATCTGAAAGTGGTACCTAGTAACATAGTGCAGAAAAGAGTGCAAAGAACCGGCGACGGCAGCCATGAAGTGTGGGGCTGGGGTGACACAGATCAGGCGCAAGAAGACCGAGACCAGACAGTGGTGATGCATAGCCTTAAGAAGGATCATTAG